The Agrobacterium vitis genome has a segment encoding these proteins:
- a CDS encoding sensor histidine kinase, translating to MLRSLRLRLAIGSFLAIGLALMVLWFSVGYLFINYVGQQFKTEMNVTINTIASRLKVENGRIDIVSPPADPRFSTVSGGRYWQVWTPDGRSLRSRSLWDVELPRTGLHQEGPFDFSRAQGPDGEDILLLRSEIKISDEGIDYPVIIYAGFPLANLMEPLDQHRERSRSVMLITALVLLGAALLQARVVLQPLTRVRNQVSMVRAGQLRVMDDGVPLEVMPLVEEINLLLTERQYTIEKARSRASDLAHGLKTPLTVLAQMVQHLPSAEREAAFEQINLVRQRADRQLQAARLGVEQMQVTDMESLIGKLVKVLDPIARARELAWDVEVEQGLAIEADAADLAEAIGNILDNATKWASSVIHVRAFGDRDMAMIVIGDDGPGVRPQDRQQVLRRGEFLDTDQGGSGLGLAICADIMTAYGGNLSLDQADIGGLLVTLQFPRNGGRQIPAHPI from the coding sequence ATGCTGAGATCACTGCGCCTCAGGCTCGCGATCGGTTCCTTCCTGGCAATCGGGCTGGCGCTGATGGTCCTTTGGTTCTCGGTCGGTTATTTGTTCATCAACTATGTCGGTCAGCAATTCAAAACCGAGATGAATGTCACCATCAATACCATTGCCTCCCGCCTCAAGGTGGAAAATGGCAGGATTGATATCGTCTCGCCGCCAGCAGATCCACGCTTTTCCACGGTCAGCGGCGGGCGTTACTGGCAAGTATGGACGCCTGATGGCCGCAGCTTGCGGTCGCGGTCGCTCTGGGATGTGGAACTGCCCCGAACTGGATTGCATCAGGAAGGTCCATTCGATTTCAGTCGCGCGCAGGGACCCGATGGTGAGGATATTTTGCTGCTCCGCAGCGAAATCAAAATCTCGGATGAGGGCATAGACTATCCGGTTATCATCTATGCCGGATTTCCTTTGGCCAACCTGATGGAGCCGCTCGATCAGCATCGGGAGCGCTCGCGTTCCGTCATGCTGATCACTGCCCTGGTTTTGCTGGGTGCGGCGCTGCTCCAGGCTCGAGTGGTATTGCAGCCACTGACACGTGTGCGAAACCAGGTGTCGATGGTCCGGGCCGGTCAGTTGCGGGTGATGGATGACGGCGTGCCGCTTGAAGTGATGCCGCTTGTCGAGGAGATCAATCTCTTGCTCACCGAACGGCAATACACGATCGAGAAGGCGCGTAGCAGGGCCAGCGACCTGGCGCATGGATTGAAAACACCACTGACGGTGTTGGCGCAAATGGTGCAGCATCTGCCTTCCGCCGAGCGAGAAGCGGCTTTCGAGCAAATCAACCTGGTGCGCCAGCGAGCCGATCGGCAATTGCAGGCTGCCCGCCTTGGTGTCGAGCAGATGCAGGTCACCGACATGGAAAGCCTGATAGGCAAACTGGTCAAGGTTCTTGACCCGATTGCCCGGGCGCGAGAGCTTGCCTGGGATGTCGAGGTGGAGCAAGGCTTGGCGATTGAGGCCGACGCTGCCGATCTTGCCGAAGCGATCGGCAATATTCTCGACAATGCAACGAAATGGGCCTCCTCAGTCATTCACGTCCGCGCTTTTGGGGATCGGGACATGGCGATGATCGTCATTGGTGATGATGGGCCGGGTGTGCGCCCGCAAGACCGGCAGCAGGTGTTACGCCGGGGCGAATTTCTGGACACAGACCAAGGCGGTTCCGGTCTGGGGCTCGCGATCTGCGCTGATATTATGACCGCTTATGGCGGCAATCTCAGTCTGGATCAGGCCGATATTGGCGGCTTGCTTGTCACGCTGCAATTTCCCCGCAACGGGGGCCGTCAGATTCCAGCTCACCCGATCTAA
- a CDS encoding response regulator transcription factor, with protein sequence MRILLAEDDANIGRHVAETLRGEGYEVTLVNKGPDVWEAGEDTGLDAIILDLGLPGLDGLSILRRWRKDRIQTPVLVLTARGSWMERVDGFDAGADDYLPKPFRTEELLARLRALLRRAGKTSHTLFSAGRFQVDEAGRTVTFNGALLEVSPLEFRLIQILVQNKGRVFSAYEIATQIQGRDDDASKNAVEAMVARIRKKTDASAIETRRGFGYVVPDENSC encoded by the coding sequence TTGCGTATTTTACTGGCTGAAGACGATGCTAATATCGGGCGCCATGTGGCGGAGACGCTGAGAGGTGAGGGTTACGAGGTAACCTTGGTCAACAAGGGGCCGGATGTCTGGGAGGCTGGAGAGGATACCGGCCTCGACGCCATTATTCTCGATCTCGGTTTGCCTGGGCTGGATGGCCTTTCGATTTTAAGACGATGGCGCAAGGATAGGATTCAAACACCCGTTCTGGTCCTGACGGCGCGAGGGTCCTGGATGGAAAGGGTCGATGGTTTCGATGCTGGGGCGGATGACTATCTTCCGAAACCGTTCCGCACAGAGGAGTTGTTGGCCCGGCTTCGCGCATTGTTGCGGCGCGCTGGAAAAACCAGCCATACCCTGTTTTCAGCCGGGCGTTTTCAGGTGGATGAGGCCGGTCGGACCGTCACCTTCAATGGTGCCTTGTTAGAGGTTAGCCCGCTGGAGTTTCGATTGATCCAGATTCTCGTCCAAAACAAGGGCCGGGTGTTTTCAGCGTATGAGATCGCCACCCAGATCCAGGGCCGCGATGACGATGCTTCGAAAAATGCAGTCGAAGCCATGGTGGCGCGGATCCGCAAGAAAACGGATGCCAGTGCTATCGAAACACGGCGCGGCTTTGGTTACGTCGTGCCAGACGAAAATTCATGCTGA
- the infC gene encoding translation initiation factor IF-3, whose translation MRRPFKADAPVKDGPRSNREIRVPKVQLIDAEGQNLGAVPTDQALRMAEEAGLDLVEISPNAEPPVCKILDLGKLKYANQKKAAEARKKQKIVEVKEIKMRPNIDTHDYEVKMKSMSRFFEDGDKVKVTLKFRGREMAHQELGMKLLMQVKEDTVEVAKVEAEPKLEGRQMMMVLAPK comes from the coding sequence ATTCGCAGACCGTTCAAAGCCGATGCCCCCGTTAAGGACGGGCCGCGCTCCAACCGGGAGATCCGGGTTCCAAAGGTCCAGTTGATTGACGCAGAAGGCCAGAATCTCGGCGCCGTGCCGACGGACCAGGCGCTCCGCATGGCGGAAGAAGCCGGTCTCGATCTGGTCGAAATTTCGCCGAACGCTGAACCGCCCGTTTGCAAGATCCTGGACCTTGGCAAGCTGAAATACGCCAACCAGAAGAAGGCGGCAGAAGCGCGCAAGAAACAGAAAATCGTTGAAGTCAAAGAAATCAAGATGCGCCCGAACATCGACACCCATGACTATGAGGTGAAGATGAAGTCGATGTCGCGGTTCTTTGAAGACGGCGACAAAGTGAAGGTCACCCTGAAGTTCCGTGGCCGCGAAATGGCCCACCAGGAACTGGGCATGAAATTGCTCATGCAGGTGAAGGAAGACACCGTCGAAGTTGCCAAGGTTGAAGCTGAACCCAAGCTCGAAGGTCGCCAGATGATGATGGTGCTGGCCCCTAAATAA
- a CDS encoding alpha/beta hydrolase, protein MTNVGRPIETHAITVGQGSDARSISALVRAPAQDERPTCIWLGGYRSDMTGTKALEMDDLAASLGVGAIRFDYSGHGASGGAFRDGTISRWLEESLAVLDHFKPQKAILVGSSMGGWIALRLIQELKARREKPSQVSGMLLIAPAPDFTSDLIEPLLGDQERKDLAEKGYFEEISEYSPDPNIYTRGLIEDGRTNRVMTGMIDTGCPVHILQGMADPDVPYQHALKLVEHLPADDVVLTLVRDGDHRLSRPQDIGRMRNAIRAMIEPRP, encoded by the coding sequence ATGACCAATGTCGGACGCCCAATAGAAACCCATGCAATCACCGTCGGACAGGGAAGCGATGCCCGCAGCATTTCCGCACTGGTACGGGCGCCAGCGCAAGACGAACGGCCCACCTGCATCTGGCTTGGCGGCTACCGGTCCGACATGACGGGCACCAAGGCGTTGGAAATGGACGACCTGGCCGCGTCTCTTGGAGTTGGAGCGATCCGCTTCGATTATTCCGGACATGGCGCCTCTGGTGGGGCCTTTCGCGACGGCACTATTTCCCGCTGGCTGGAGGAATCTCTTGCCGTTCTCGATCACTTCAAACCGCAAAAGGCCATTTTGGTCGGCTCCTCCATGGGTGGCTGGATTGCATTGCGACTGATCCAGGAGTTGAAGGCGCGCCGCGAAAAGCCAAGCCAGGTGTCCGGAATGCTACTAATAGCACCAGCGCCCGACTTCACGTCGGACCTGATCGAGCCACTGCTTGGCGACCAGGAGCGGAAAGACCTAGCCGAGAAAGGCTATTTCGAGGAAATCTCTGAGTATAGCCCGGACCCGAATATCTATACGCGCGGGTTGATCGAAGACGGGCGTACTAATCGGGTGATGACCGGCATGATCGATACCGGATGCCCCGTCCATATCCTGCAAGGCATGGCCGATCCTGACGTTCCCTACCAACATGCGCTGAAACTGGTTGAACACCTGCCCGCCGACGATGTTGTGTTGACATTGGTGCGTGACGGCGATCATCGCCTGTCGCGTCCGCAGGACATCGGCCGGATGCGCAATGCCATTCGCGCCATGATCGAACCAAGGCCATGA
- a CDS encoding transglutaminase-like cysteine peptidase yields the protein MTFRLSALAAFLALPLFFAGNAAADMTSAVPASMVTGGITSQPIGHYEFCLRYKAECQVRSKPAPARQVTEHGWDIVHAVNMDVNKSITPMTDMDVYGREEWWEYPVDAGDCEDFVLLKRKRLLQAGFSEADLLITVVRKPDGEGHAVLTLRTSVGDYILDNLVDDVKLWSATSYTYLKRQASFDTGRWVTIESGKDVPVAALK from the coding sequence ATGACCTTCAGGCTTTCAGCTCTGGCAGCATTTCTGGCACTTCCGCTGTTTTTCGCGGGCAATGCGGCTGCGGATATGACATCGGCTGTTCCAGCCTCGATGGTTACCGGCGGCATCACCTCGCAGCCCATCGGTCATTATGAATTTTGCCTGCGCTACAAGGCCGAATGCCAGGTGCGCAGCAAGCCCGCCCCTGCCCGCCAGGTTACGGAACACGGTTGGGATATCGTTCACGCCGTCAATATGGATGTAAACAAATCCATCACTCCGATGACCGATATGGACGTCTATGGTCGCGAGGAATGGTGGGAATATCCTGTAGATGCCGGCGATTGCGAAGATTTCGTTCTCTTGAAGCGCAAGCGCCTTCTCCAGGCCGGATTTTCTGAAGCGGATCTGCTGATTACCGTCGTGCGTAAACCCGATGGTGAAGGTCATGCGGTACTGACGCTGCGCACATCCGTAGGCGACTATATTCTCGATAATCTGGTTGATGATGTAAAACTCTGGAGCGCAACCTCCTACACCTATCTGAAACGGCAGGCGAGCTTCGATACCGGTCGTTGGGTCACGATTGAAAGCGGCAAGGATGTTCCGGTCGCGGCGTTGAAATAG
- the mbfA gene encoding iron exporter MbfA: MFRTLFAPAKRRLDSLTEQEVLALAISSEEDDARIYLAYADRLKDQYPQSAKVFQDMAEVEHAHRNMLIDMHRQRFGEHIPLIRREHVQGFMARKPDWLQAQLSVDQVREEAEAMERSAYNFYVEAQKHVSDARTRTLLGDLAMAEQGHEDVAHMLGEKHRPEDVQKLEQETAKRQFVLTYVQPGLAGLMDGSVSTLAPIFAAAFATGDTWQTFLVGLSASVGAGISMGFTEASHDDGKISGRGSPIKRGLACGIMTALGGLGHALPYLIPHFWTATATAGVVVFIELWAIAFIQNKYMETPFWRAAMQVVLGGSLVLAAGILIGSG; encoded by the coding sequence ATGTTTCGCACCTTATTCGCCCCTGCGAAGCGGCGTCTGGATAGCCTCACCGAACAGGAGGTCCTCGCGCTGGCAATTTCTTCCGAGGAAGACGATGCGCGGATCTATCTGGCCTATGCGGATCGGTTGAAAGACCAATATCCCCAATCCGCCAAAGTCTTCCAGGATATGGCGGAGGTGGAGCACGCTCACCGCAACATGCTGATCGACATGCATCGCCAGCGGTTTGGCGAGCACATCCCTCTGATCCGCCGGGAGCATGTCCAGGGTTTCATGGCGCGCAAGCCCGATTGGCTTCAGGCCCAGCTTTCCGTCGATCAGGTGCGCGAAGAGGCGGAAGCCATGGAGCGTTCTGCGTATAACTTTTATGTCGAGGCCCAGAAACATGTCTCGGATGCCCGCACAAGGACGCTTCTCGGCGATCTGGCGATGGCGGAACAGGGGCACGAGGATGTGGCCCATATGTTGGGCGAAAAGCACCGGCCGGAGGATGTTCAGAAACTGGAACAGGAAACCGCCAAGCGGCAGTTCGTTCTCACCTATGTGCAGCCGGGCCTTGCCGGATTGATGGATGGTTCGGTTTCGACGCTCGCGCCGATCTTTGCGGCGGCCTTTGCTACCGGTGATACCTGGCAGACCTTTTTGGTCGGCCTCTCGGCCTCGGTGGGGGCGGGTATTTCCATGGGCTTCACAGAAGCCTCCCATGACGATGGCAAGATTTCCGGCCGAGGTTCGCCGATCAAGCGCGGCCTAGCCTGCGGTATCATGACAGCGCTGGGTGGCCTTGGCCATGCGCTGCCCTATCTCATCCCACATTTCTGGACGGCAACGGCAACGGCGGGCGTGGTGGTGTTCATCGAATTATGGGCTATTGCCTTCATTCAGAACAAATATATGGAAACGCCGTTCTGGCGTGCGGCCATGCAGGTGGTGCTGGGGGGATCATTGGTGTTGGCCGCCGGTATCTTGATCGGCAGCGGTTGA
- the rpsA gene encoding 30S ribosomal protein S1, producing the protein MSVSTPTRDDFAALLEESFAKTDLAEGYVAKGIVTAIEKDVAIVDVGLKVEGRVPLKEFGARAKDGQLKVGDEVEVYVERIENALGEAVLSREKARREESWIKLEAKFEAGERVEGVIFNQVKGGFTVDLDGAVAFLPRSQVDIRPIRDVTPLMHNPQPFEILKMDKRRGNIVVSRRTVLEESRAEQRSEIVQNLEEGQVVEGVVKNITDYGAFVDLGGIDGLLHVTDMAWRRVNHPSEILSIGQSVKVQIIRINQETHRISLGMKQLESDPWDGIAAKYPVGKKISGTVTNITDYGAFVELEPGIEGLIHISEMSWTKKNVHPGKILSTSQEVDVVVLEVDPSKRRISLGLKQTLENPWQAFAYSHPAGAEVEGEVKNKTEFGLFIGLEGDVDGMVHLSDLDWNRPGEQVIEEYNKGDVVRAVVLDVDVEKERISLGIKQLGKDAVGDAAASGDLRKNAVVSCEVIAVNDGGVEVKLVNHEDIVSFIRRADLARDRDDQRPERFSVGQVFDARVTNFSKKDRKVMLSIKALEIAEEKEAVAQFGSSDSGASLGDILGAALKNRSND; encoded by the coding sequence ATGTCTGTTTCTACCCCGACACGGGACGATTTCGCGGCCCTGCTGGAAGAATCCTTCGCAAAGACCGATCTGGCCGAAGGCTATGTTGCCAAGGGCATCGTTACGGCCATCGAGAAGGACGTCGCTATCGTTGACGTCGGCCTCAAGGTCGAAGGCCGCGTTCCGCTGAAGGAATTTGGCGCTCGCGCCAAGGACGGCCAGCTGAAAGTTGGCGACGAAGTTGAAGTTTACGTCGAGCGCATTGAAAACGCGCTGGGCGAAGCTGTTCTGTCGCGCGAAAAGGCCCGTCGCGAAGAAAGCTGGATCAAGCTCGAAGCCAAGTTCGAAGCTGGCGAGCGCGTCGAAGGCGTTATCTTCAACCAGGTCAAGGGCGGTTTCACCGTCGATCTGGATGGTGCCGTTGCCTTCTTGCCGCGCTCCCAGGTGGATATCCGCCCGATCCGCGACGTGACCCCGCTGATGCACAACCCGCAGCCCTTCGAAATCCTCAAGATGGACAAGCGTCGCGGCAACATCGTGGTTTCGCGCCGTACGGTTCTGGAAGAGTCCCGCGCCGAGCAGCGTTCTGAAATCGTTCAGAACCTCGAAGAAGGCCAGGTTGTTGAAGGCGTCGTCAAGAACATCACCGATTACGGTGCGTTCGTTGACCTCGGCGGCATCGACGGACTGCTGCATGTCACCGACATGGCATGGCGTCGTGTGAACCATCCTTCGGAAATCCTGTCCATCGGCCAGTCGGTCAAGGTTCAGATCATCCGTATCAACCAGGAAACCCACCGCATCTCGCTCGGCATGAAGCAGCTCGAGTCGGATCCTTGGGATGGCATTGCTGCCAAGTACCCGGTTGGCAAGAAGATCTCCGGTACCGTGACCAACATCACCGACTACGGTGCATTCGTTGAGCTGGAGCCGGGCATCGAAGGCCTGATCCACATTTCCGAAATGTCCTGGACCAAGAAGAACGTACACCCCGGCAAGATCCTGTCCACAAGCCAGGAAGTTGACGTGGTTGTTCTCGAAGTCGATCCGTCCAAGCGTCGTATCTCGCTTGGCCTGAAGCAGACCCTCGAAAACCCATGGCAGGCATTTGCCTACAGCCATCCGGCTGGCGCTGAAGTCGAAGGCGAAGTCAAGAACAAGACCGAATTCGGCCTGTTCATCGGCCTCGAAGGCGACGTTGACGGCATGGTTCACCTGTCGGATCTCGACTGGAACCGTCCAGGTGAGCAGGTTATCGAAGAATACAACAAGGGCGACGTCGTTCGCGCCGTTGTTCTCGATGTGGATGTCGAAAAGGAGCGTATCTCGCTCGGCATCAAGCAGCTCGGCAAGGACGCGGTTGGTGATGCCGCCGCTTCCGGCGATCTGCGCAAGAATGCTGTTGTTTCCTGCGAAGTGATCGCGGTCAATGACGGTGGCGTCGAAGTCAAGCTCGTCAACCATGAAGACATCGTGTCCTTCATCCGCCGCGCCGACCTCGCTCGTGACCGTGACGACCAGCGCCCTGAGCGTTTCTCCGTTGGCCAGGTTTTTGACGCTCGCGTCACCAACTTCTCCAAGAAGGATCGCAAGGTCATGCTGTCGATCAAGGCGCTGGAAATCGCTGAAGAGAAGGAAGCCGTTGCTCAGTTCGGTTCGTCCGATAGTGGTGCTTCGCTCGGCGACATCCTGGGTGCAGCCCTGAAGAACCGCAGCAACGACTAA
- the cmk gene encoding (d)CMP kinase — translation MTENTFVIAIDGPAAAGKGTLSRRIADSYGFHHLDTGLTYRATAKALLEKSLPLDNEAVAEQVALGLDLSGLDREVLAKHDIGEAASKIAVMPAVRRALVEAQRRFSLKAPGAVLDGRDIGTVVCPDAAVKLYVTASPEVRARRRFDEIVAHGGVADYPAVFEDVKRRDDRDMGRADSPLKPAEDAHLLDTSEMSIEAAFQAARSLIDAALKNN, via the coding sequence GTGACGGAAAACACGTTTGTAATCGCCATCGACGGTCCTGCGGCTGCCGGCAAGGGAACGCTGTCGCGCCGGATCGCCGACAGTTACGGCTTTCATCATCTGGACACGGGCCTGACCTACCGCGCCACGGCCAAGGCGCTTTTGGAAAAAAGCCTGCCGCTCGATAATGAGGCTGTGGCCGAACAGGTGGCGCTGGGGCTCGATCTTTCCGGTCTGGACCGGGAGGTTCTGGCCAAGCACGATATCGGTGAGGCGGCGTCGAAAATCGCCGTCATGCCCGCGGTGCGCCGCGCTCTGGTCGAGGCGCAGCGACGGTTTTCGCTGAAAGCCCCCGGTGCGGTGCTGGACGGACGCGATATCGGCACGGTTGTCTGCCCGGATGCGGCGGTTAAGCTCTATGTCACGGCCTCTCCGGAGGTGCGCGCCCGGCGTCGCTTTGACGAGATTGTTGCTCATGGTGGCGTGGCTGATTATCCCGCAGTTTTTGAGGATGTGAAGCGGCGTGACGACCGCGACATGGGCCGCGCCGACAGTCCGTTGAAACCTGCTGAAGACGCGCACTTGCTAGATACGTCTGAAATGAGTATAGAGGCGGCGTTTCAGGCTGCGCGGTCCTTGATCGATGCGGCATTGAAAAACAATTAG
- a CDS encoding TIGR02300 family protein: protein MANAELGTKRTCPDTGKKFYDLNNDPVVSPYTKKSWPLSYFEETSVAAIMEKAEEEEVAEVDTENTDVELVSLEDADDAAGGDDIPDIGDDDVEIGDDDDDTFLEADEDDEDDDMSGIIGVTGDDDEV from the coding sequence GTGGCGAATGCAGAACTTGGAACCAAACGCACTTGCCCCGACACCGGCAAGAAATTCTACGATCTGAACAATGATCCGGTCGTATCCCCCTATACGAAGAAATCCTGGCCGCTCTCTTACTTTGAAGAGACCTCGGTAGCCGCCATCATGGAAAAGGCTGAAGAGGAAGAGGTCGCGGAAGTCGATACCGAGAACACCGATGTCGAGCTGGTTTCGCTGGAAGACGCGGACGATGCAGCCGGTGGCGACGACATTCCTGATATCGGCGATGACGATGTCGAAATCGGCGACGACGATGACGACACCTTCCTGGAAGCCGATGAAGACGACGAAGACGACGACATGTCCGGCATTATCGGCGTGACCGGCGACGACGACGAAGTCTGA
- a CDS encoding MFS transporter has protein sequence MSFDREKAHRQSRVATASGWIGSALEYYDFFIYATAAALVFPQLFFPSVDPTTAIVASLTTYGVGYVSRPIGAFVLGHMGDVYGRKKMMLTCLFLMGFSTLMVGLLPTYAQIGIWAPIFLVVLRLIQGFAVAGEISGASSMILEHAPNGRRGFFASFALQGVQAGQILAAAVFLPLAHYMDPAAFNSWGWRIPFLLSIFVVIVGFVIRRLVEETPTFINASESGAVSKAPIVEAFRHGWADIIRVMCMSLMNVIPTVTTVFGAAYAVQPAYGVGFSKDVYLWIPVLGNIVAVLVIPFIGGLSDRIGRKPPIIIGALLSGALSFGYLYAISIHNVPMAIVMSLLMWGVIYQGYNAVFPSFYPELFQSRIRVSSMAIAQNVGTAITALFPALFTAVAPPGSLNIPIVIGCWTLAITVISALAALSARETYRISIDELGNKTAKPITKDEYDRMRAQSMAKA, from the coding sequence ATGTCCTTTGATCGTGAAAAGGCACACAGACAATCTCGTGTCGCCACTGCCAGCGGCTGGATTGGCTCCGCGCTGGAATATTATGATTTCTTCATTTACGCCACAGCCGCGGCACTGGTCTTTCCTCAGCTGTTTTTTCCATCTGTAGATCCGACGACAGCGATTGTCGCATCATTGACAACCTACGGCGTGGGCTATGTCAGCCGCCCAATCGGTGCGTTTGTTCTGGGGCATATGGGCGACGTTTACGGTCGCAAGAAAATGATGCTGACCTGCCTGTTTCTCATGGGCTTTTCGACATTGATGGTCGGCCTGTTGCCCACGTATGCGCAAATCGGCATCTGGGCTCCGATTTTTCTGGTCGTGCTGCGCCTGATCCAGGGATTTGCGGTTGCAGGAGAAATCTCCGGCGCCTCATCAATGATTCTGGAACACGCACCGAATGGACGAAGGGGATTTTTCGCATCCTTTGCACTTCAGGGCGTCCAGGCCGGACAAATTCTGGCTGCCGCCGTGTTTCTGCCGCTCGCCCACTATATGGACCCGGCAGCATTCAACAGCTGGGGCTGGCGTATTCCCTTTCTCCTGTCGATCTTCGTGGTAATCGTCGGCTTTGTCATCCGCCGTCTGGTTGAGGAAACACCGACCTTCATCAACGCCAGCGAAAGCGGCGCCGTCTCGAAAGCGCCCATCGTCGAGGCCTTCCGCCATGGCTGGGCCGATATCATCCGCGTTATGTGCATGTCGCTTATGAACGTCATTCCAACCGTGACAACGGTGTTCGGCGCGGCCTATGCCGTGCAGCCAGCGTACGGTGTCGGCTTCAGCAAGGACGTCTATCTATGGATTCCGGTGCTCGGCAATATTGTTGCCGTTCTGGTCATTCCCTTTATCGGCGGACTTTCCGACCGTATTGGCCGCAAGCCACCGATCATCATCGGCGCATTGCTGTCTGGCGCTTTGTCGTTTGGCTATCTCTATGCGATCAGCATTCACAATGTCCCGATGGCCATTGTCATGTCGCTGTTGATGTGGGGGGTGATTTATCAGGGATATAATGCCGTCTTCCCGTCCTTCTATCCGGAATTGTTCCAGAGCCGCATCCGCGTCTCCTCAATGGCCATCGCGCAGAATGTCGGCACGGCAATCACGGCCCTCTTCCCTGCCCTGTTCACGGCCGTTGCACCGCCCGGCTCGCTGAATATCCCCATCGTCATCGGCTGCTGGACGCTGGCCATTACCGTGATTTCAGCGCTGGCCGCCCTCTCGGCCCGGGAAACCTACCGAATCAGTATCGATGAGCTCGGCAACAAGACGGCAAAGCCAATCACCAAGGACGAATACGATCGTATGCGTGCGCAATCCATGGCAAAGGCGTAG
- a CDS encoding trimeric intracellular cation channel family protein, whose translation MSLLLYLDYAGVALFAATGALAASRKQLDLIGFLFFATVTGTGGGTVRDIILGRLPVFWVVNPSYILICCAVGVLVFFTAHLVESRYKLLIWLDAIGLSAYCVMGAAKGMAATGSPTIAVVTGMMTATLGGVLRDLLANEPSVLLRPEIYITAALIGACVFTGAFMLAAPLYWASAGGVLAAFLVRGGALYFGWTFPRYGHQAGRHPDDVM comes from the coding sequence ATGTCGCTTCTTCTTTATCTGGATTATGCAGGCGTTGCGCTGTTTGCCGCCACCGGAGCTTTGGCCGCCTCACGCAAACAACTGGATCTGATCGGCTTCCTGTTTTTTGCCACGGTCACCGGCACAGGCGGCGGCACAGTGCGCGATATCATTCTTGGACGCCTGCCGGTGTTCTGGGTGGTCAACCCAAGCTATATTCTGATCTGCTGCGCTGTCGGCGTGCTGGTGTTCTTCACCGCGCATCTGGTGGAATCGCGCTACAAGTTGCTGATCTGGCTCGATGCTATCGGGCTTTCCGCCTATTGCGTGATGGGAGCGGCTAAGGGGATGGCCGCGACAGGCTCGCCTACCATCGCCGTCGTCACGGGCATGATGACGGCTACCCTGGGCGGCGTGCTGCGCGATCTGTTGGCCAATGAGCCTTCGGTGCTGCTGCGCCCGGAAATTTACATCACCGCAGCCTTGATCGGTGCCTGCGTGTTTACCGGGGCCTTCATGCTGGCCGCGCCCTTATACTGGGCTTCCGCAGGTGGCGTCCTGGCAGCCTTTCTGGTGCGCGGCGGCGCATTGTATTTTGGCTGGACATTTCCGCGATATGGGCACCAGGCCGGGCGCCATCCTGATGACGTGATGTGA
- the irrA gene encoding iron response transcriptional regulator IrrA, giving the protein MMAQASRDVEAKLRRSGLRPTRQRVALASLLFAKGDRHLTVEELHEEAVAADVPVSLATVYNTLHQFTEAGMIRVLAVESNKTYFDTNVSDHHHFFVEGRNEVLDIPVSNIEIGNLPAPPEGMEISHVDVVIRLRPKA; this is encoded by the coding sequence ATGATGGCGCAAGCCTCTAGGGACGTGGAAGCAAAACTGCGTCGGTCGGGCCTGAGGCCGACACGGCAGCGGGTTGCCTTGGCTTCGCTGTTGTTTGCCAAGGGAGACCGGCATCTGACCGTCGAGGAACTGCACGAAGAAGCGGTTGCCGCCGACGTGCCTGTGTCCCTCGCCACCGTCTACAACACGCTTCATCAGTTTACCGAGGCCGGCATGATCCGGGTTTTGGCTGTTGAGAGCAACAAGACCTATTTCGATACCAATGTGTCGGACCACCACCACTTTTTCGTGGAGGGCCGAAACGAGGTTCTGGATATTCCAGTCAGCAATATCGAAATCGGCAACTTGCCTGCGCCGCCCGAAGGCATGGAAATTTCTCACGTCGACGTGGTGATCCGGCTGCGTCCCAAGGCCTGA